The following are encoded together in the Glycine soja cultivar W05 chromosome 5, ASM419377v2, whole genome shotgun sequence genome:
- the LOC114412083 gene encoding homeobox protein HD1-like has product MQEAGLGMGMVSGEVSAAGDHHHHHRQVKAEIATHPLYEQLLSAHVSCLRVATPIDQLPLIDGQLSQSHHLLRSYASHHSHSLSPHDRQELDNFMAQYLIVLCTFKEQLQQHVRVHAVEAVMACRDIESTLQALTGVSLGEGTGATMSDDEDDLQMDGSLDQSSAEGHDLMGFGPLLPTESERSLMERVRQELKIELKQGFKSRIEDVREEILRKRRAGKLPGDTTSVLKAWWQQHAKWPYPTEDDKAKLVEETGLQLKQINNWFINQRKRNWHSNSQSVTSLKSKRKREYAH; this is encoded by the exons ATGCAAGAAGCAGGGTTGGGAATGGGAATGGTGAGCGGAGAAGTGTCCGCCGCCGGCGaccaccatcaccaccaccgTCAAGTGAAGGCGGAGATAGCCACCCATCCACTCTATGAACAGCTTCTGTCTGCACACGTGTCATGCCTCCGCGTGGCCACACCCATCGATCAGTTGCCACTCATCGACGGTCAGTTATCGCAGTCCCACCATCTCCTCCGCTCTTATGCCTCACACCATTCCCATTCCCTCTCGCCCCATGACCGACAAGAACTTGACAACTTCATG GCACAGTATTTGATTGTGTTGTGTACATTTAAAGAGCAGCTTCAGCAACATGTGAGGGTGCATGCCGTGGAGGCTGTGATGGCCTGCCGTGATATTGAAAGTACCTTGCAAGCTCTGACAG GAGTCAGTTTGGGAGAAGGAACAGGTGCAACAATgtcagatgatgaagatgatttGCAGATGGATGGCTCTTTAGACCAGTCTAGCGCTGAGGGACATGACTTAATGGGATTTGGTCCATTGCTTCCTACAGAATCTGAAAGGTCCCTGATGGAAAGAGTTCGTCAGGAGCTTAAGATTGAGCTCAAGCAG GGTTTTAAGTCTAGAATTGAAGATGTTAGGGAGGAAATATTAAGAAAACGGAGAGCTGGGAAATTGCCAGGcgacacaacatcggttttaaaggCCTGGTGGCAGCAACATGCTAAGTGGCCCTACCCAACT gAAGATGACAAGGCAAAACTTGTGGAGGAGACAGGGTTGCAGCTGAAGCAAATCAATAATTGGTTCATCAATCAAAGGAAACGCAACTGGCACAGCAACTCTCAATCAGTTACCTCTCTGAAGTCCAAGCGCAAGAG AGAGTATGCCCACTAA